A genomic segment from Rickettsiella endosymbiont of Miltochrista miniata encodes:
- a CDS encoding UDP-2,3-diacylglucosamine diphosphatase: protein MSTLFISDLHLSSDQSAITQLFLNFLQHQARQAEALYILGDLFETWIGDDNLSPYNQTIITALAELTASGVAAYFMPGNRDFLIGKRFIQQTGCRYLVDPTIIDLYGSPTLLTHGDSWCTLDEDYQRYRRWSRYPFWQFLFLHLPLAWRQKIANYLRGQEHAAPPTDTMKYDVVMADLLACLKHYPGTQQIIHGHTHLPSIQLVKQADNTWVKRFVLSDWNNTEGNVLVALPNHEFKLAYFS, encoded by the coding sequence ATGTCGACCCTCTTTATATCCGATTTACATCTTAGTAGCGACCAATCTGCTATAACGCAGTTGTTTCTAAATTTTTTACAGCATCAAGCGAGACAGGCAGAAGCTTTATATATATTAGGTGATCTATTTGAAACCTGGATAGGTGATGATAATCTAAGCCCCTATAATCAAACAATTATAACAGCACTCGCCGAATTAACCGCCAGTGGCGTAGCCGCTTATTTCATGCCCGGCAATCGCGACTTTCTTATCGGTAAGCGCTTTATTCAGCAAACTGGCTGCCGCTATCTTGTTGATCCAACAATAATTGATCTGTATGGAAGCCCAACACTGCTTACACATGGTGATAGTTGGTGCACTTTAGATGAAGATTACCAGCGCTATCGACGCTGGTCGCGCTATCCGTTTTGGCAATTCTTATTTTTACATCTTCCCTTAGCATGGCGACAAAAAATTGCTAATTATTTACGTGGTCAAGAGCATGCCGCCCCACCCACTGATACGATGAAATATGATGTGGTCATGGCAGATTTGCTGGCTTGCTTAAAACACTATCCGGGAACACAACAGATTATTCATGGTCACACGCATCTACCGAGTATTCAATTAGTAAAGCAAGCAGATAATACTTGGGTAAAACGCTTTGTATTAAGTGATTGGAATAATACCGAAGGCAATGTATTAGTGGCATTACCAAATCACGAATTTAAATTAGCTTACTTCAGCTAG
- the gltX gene encoding glutamate--tRNA ligase translates to MKTRFAPSPTGHIHLGNARTALFNFLLAHSKAGCFLLRIEDSDATRSLLTLAKELEEDLLWLGLPWQEGPSQEKGLGPYYQSQRQAIYTLYYEQLVSIGRAYPCFCSESELLMMRKRQLALGKPPRYSGHCRQLTAEQVAEKKAQGLLASLRFHVLPKQEICFDDFVKGKQSFATEDIGDFVIQRSDGSAAFFFCNAIDDALMKVTHVLRGEDHLTNTPRQIMLLQALSLNIPAYGHMALIVGDDGAPLSKRHGSFSIKSLREAGYFAEALQNYLARVGHTYTNPNFLDIHALAEQFSPSRLGKSPARYDQTQLLYWQKQVLLHISNDKLIEWLDAKIQNLVPSDVKLDFIELMRGTICFPDEAVEWATILFSEAGALNFSIETKIFLRKVDPRYWQTLLDLLEKGNADFKVLIKQLQERLNLKGKALFAPLRLSLTGRHDGPELAKLFTLLGNEKIRERILHAKNL, encoded by the coding sequence ATGAAAACTCGTTTTGCACCTAGCCCCACCGGACATATCCATTTAGGCAATGCTAGAACCGCGTTATTTAATTTTTTATTAGCCCATTCAAAAGCCGGTTGTTTTTTATTGCGGATAGAAGATAGTGATGCAACACGCTCACTGTTAACGCTAGCTAAAGAATTAGAAGAAGACTTGCTCTGGTTAGGTTTGCCTTGGCAGGAAGGTCCTAGTCAAGAAAAAGGTCTCGGTCCTTATTACCAATCGCAAAGACAAGCGATTTACACGCTTTATTATGAACAATTAGTCAGTATCGGCCGTGCTTATCCGTGTTTTTGTAGCGAATCGGAATTGTTAATGATGCGCAAGCGCCAGTTAGCATTGGGCAAACCACCGCGTTACAGTGGTCACTGCCGGCAATTAACGGCAGAACAAGTGGCCGAGAAAAAAGCTCAAGGTTTGCTCGCCAGTTTGCGCTTTCATGTTTTACCTAAACAAGAGATATGTTTTGATGACTTTGTCAAAGGCAAGCAAAGCTTTGCCACCGAAGATATCGGTGATTTTGTGATTCAACGTAGTGATGGATCCGCAGCATTTTTCTTTTGTAATGCTATTGATGATGCTTTAATGAAGGTTACACATGTGCTGCGTGGCGAAGATCATCTCACCAATACACCCAGGCAGATCATGTTATTACAGGCACTGAGTTTAAATATTCCAGCGTATGGGCATATGGCATTAATTGTCGGTGATGACGGTGCGCCGTTATCCAAACGACATGGGAGTTTTAGTATTAAAAGTTTGCGCGAGGCAGGTTACTTTGCCGAAGCCCTACAAAATTATTTAGCACGCGTAGGTCATACCTATACGAATCCAAATTTTCTCGATATTCACGCCTTAGCAGAACAATTTTCACCGAGTCGTCTTGGTAAATCTCCGGCCCGCTATGACCAAACTCAATTATTATATTGGCAAAAGCAGGTCTTATTGCATATTTCTAATGATAAACTGATCGAATGGTTGGATGCTAAAATACAAAATTTAGTGCCGAGTGATGTTAAGTTAGATTTTATTGAATTAATGCGCGGGACTATCTGTTTTCCTGATGAGGCGGTGGAATGGGCTACTATTTTATTTAGTGAAGCTGGCGCGTTAAACTTTTCAATAGAAACCAAGATTTTTTTGCGAAAGGTCGATCCCCGTTACTGGCAGACACTCTTAGACTTATTGGAGAAAGGAAACGCTGATTTTAAAGTCTTAATAAAACAGTTACAAGAAAGATTGAATCTTAAAGGAAAAGCTTTGTTTGCACCGTTACGCTTATCATTGACTGGGCGTCATGATGGTCCTGAACTGGCAAAATTATTTACCCTATTAGGCAATGAAAAAATTCGCGAGAGAATACTCCATGCTAAAAATTTATAA
- the cysS gene encoding cysteine--tRNA ligase, with the protein MLKIYNTLTQKKEKFTPMHAKKVGMYVCGMTVYDLCHIGHARVLVAFDVMLRYLTMQGYQVNYVRNITDIDDKIIKRAQENNESMSALTQRMIAAMHEDFAQLNILPPTHEPRATDAIPQMLDLIQILLDKGYAYPAENGDICYAVEKFKTYGELAHQNLEKLRSGSRVAVDLTKKDPLDFVLWKQAKPNEPSWESPWGAGRPGWHIECSAMSMAALGEHFDIHGGGLDLVFPHHQNEIAQSEGATAKKFVNTWIHVGFVQTNRQKMSKSLGNFFTLRDVLKQYPAEVIRYFLVSSHHRSPINYSQENLQAAHAALQRLYTSLRGLVGKAPSNFDAKQFSGEYLEKFQTAMDDDFNTPDALAVLFELAREINRLRETDSKQAQHYAECLQYLASILGLLQQDPEQFLKLGPQADNSDADKINQLIAARNAARAAKNWQEADRIRDELLSLGVVLEDTANGTEWRRK; encoded by the coding sequence ATGCTAAAAATTTATAATACCTTAACCCAAAAAAAAGAAAAATTTACGCCGATGCATGCCAAAAAAGTCGGGATGTATGTGTGTGGTATGACAGTCTATGATCTTTGTCATATTGGTCATGCGCGCGTATTAGTCGCATTTGATGTGATGCTGCGATATTTAACGATGCAGGGTTATCAAGTTAATTATGTGCGTAATATCACCGATATCGACGATAAGATCATCAAACGCGCACAAGAAAATAATGAAAGCATGTCAGCGTTGACACAGCGCATGATAGCAGCGATGCATGAAGATTTCGCGCAATTAAATATTCTGCCACCGACACATGAACCACGAGCCACGGATGCTATCCCACAAATGTTGGATTTAATTCAAATCTTGCTGGATAAAGGCTATGCCTATCCGGCAGAAAATGGTGATATTTGTTATGCGGTGGAAAAGTTTAAAACGTATGGTGAATTAGCGCATCAAAATTTGGAAAAATTACGCAGTGGGTCACGCGTCGCTGTTGATTTAACAAAAAAAGATCCCCTAGATTTTGTATTATGGAAACAAGCTAAACCCAATGAACCGAGTTGGGAATCTCCCTGGGGAGCAGGGCGTCCCGGTTGGCATATTGAATGTTCAGCGATGTCGATGGCGGCTTTAGGTGAACATTTTGATATCCACGGTGGTGGTTTGGATCTGGTGTTTCCACATCATCAAAATGAAATTGCGCAATCCGAAGGAGCGACCGCCAAGAAATTTGTTAATACCTGGATCCATGTCGGTTTCGTGCAGACTAATCGCCAAAAAATGTCAAAGTCCTTAGGTAATTTTTTTACGCTGCGTGATGTCTTAAAGCAATATCCTGCAGAAGTGATCCGCTATTTCTTAGTGTCGAGTCATCATCGAAGTCCGATCAATTATAGCCAAGAAAATCTGCAAGCCGCACACGCGGCATTACAACGTTTATATACCAGTTTACGCGGCTTAGTCGGTAAAGCGCCGTCAAATTTTGATGCTAAGCAATTCTCCGGAGAATATCTAGAGAAATTTCAAACCGCGATGGATGATGACTTCAATACACCGGATGCCTTGGCGGTATTATTTGAATTGGCACGTGAAATTAATCGCTTGCGTGAAACAGATAGTAAGCAAGCGCAGCATTATGCTGAGTGTTTACAATATCTGGCGAGTATCTTAGGACTTTTACAACAAGATCCCGAACAGTTTTTAAAATTGGGTCCACAAGCAGATAATTCTGATGCGGATAAAATAAATCAATTAATTGCTGCACGCAATGCAGCACGAGCCGCTAAAAATTGGCAAGAAGCGGATAGGATACGTGATGAATTACTCAGTTTAGGTGTAGTTTTAGAAGATACAGCCAATGGAACTGAATGGCGACGGAAATAA